Proteins found in one Amycolatopsis umgeniensis genomic segment:
- a CDS encoding LLM class flavin-dependent oxidoreductase — protein MAPTPPALSVLDTSPIVQGSTPRQALLNTVDLARLAEDLGYHRYWVPEHHGMRGVASSAPAVLIAHLANATRRLRVGAGGVLLPNHAPLVVAEQFGTLAALHPGRIDLGIGRAPGGSKAASAALSPQRTKDFGAQLDELRGYLDPPEDAEVKAIPVLGGNVPALWLLGRSPASAALAAERGIKYAFAHHLAPDAPVEADLVSVSVIAAEDDERAEWLAGSTRLKVLSRIRGNRIQLPSPEEAAAFPYTADDRAEIAKRSGAVLTGSPATLTGKLQQILDETGTAEIMVTTPLFHHTDRRRSYELLASLAGGLTARTKRSASSRA, from the coding sequence ATGGCTCCCACGCCCCCGGCTCTCTCGGTCCTGGACACCTCGCCCATCGTCCAGGGCTCGACACCGCGCCAGGCCCTGCTCAACACCGTCGACCTCGCGCGCCTCGCCGAAGACCTCGGCTATCACCGCTACTGGGTCCCCGAGCATCACGGCATGCGCGGCGTCGCCAGTTCCGCACCGGCCGTCTTGATCGCCCATCTCGCGAACGCCACGCGACGCCTGCGGGTCGGCGCGGGCGGAGTGCTCCTGCCGAATCACGCGCCACTCGTGGTCGCCGAACAGTTCGGGACCCTCGCCGCCCTGCATCCGGGGCGGATCGATCTCGGCATCGGACGCGCACCGGGCGGATCGAAAGCGGCCTCCGCCGCCCTCAGTCCACAAAGGACGAAGGACTTCGGCGCACAGCTCGACGAACTCCGGGGATACCTGGACCCACCCGAGGACGCCGAGGTCAAAGCGATTCCCGTACTCGGCGGCAACGTGCCGGCGCTGTGGTTGCTCGGCCGCTCCCCCGCAAGCGCGGCGCTCGCCGCCGAACGCGGCATCAAATACGCCTTCGCGCATCACCTGGCACCGGACGCACCGGTCGAGGCCGATTTGGTCAGCGTCTCCGTCATCGCCGCCGAGGACGACGAACGCGCCGAGTGGCTCGCCGGATCGACCCGGCTGAAGGTGCTCAGCCGGATCCGCGGCAACCGCATTCAGCTGCCCAGCCCCGAGGAAGCGGCGGCCTTCCCTTACACCGCCGATGATCGCGCGGAAATCGCGAAGCGTTCCGGCGCCGTGCTCACCGGAAGCCCGGCCACCCTGACCGGAAAGCTGCAACAGATCCTCGACGAAACCGGCACCGCCGAAATCATGGTGACCACACCGCTCTTCCACCACACCGACCGCCGCCGCTCCTACGAACTCCTCGCCTCGCTCGCCGGCGGGCTCACGGCGCGTACGAAAAGGTCGGCCAGTTCCCGCGCGTAA
- a CDS encoding cytochrome P450 yields MFALKTTPARTFLRRAGEIAKPVTRWSIGHAIPRVALRAAARRGDLQGRLSVEASGGADLTGLFDEIRSHGAIASTRVGHVTTRHSACKEILTSDAFKSVRFVPDNPLLNRLVAWSASGLIHPIEPPSLLASEPPDHTRYRKLVTRVFTARAVEQLRHRTQAIADELLDGLDPANPVDLVEQYCGLLPVTVISQILGVPPEERDKVLALGGAAAPSLDLGLPWRTFRTVEATLAEFDSWLTLHLEKLRTNPGDNLLSKLIAAREDGVGLTERELKATAGLVLAAGFETTVNLLGNGIALLTRNPDQLEKLRGNPELWSNATDEILRYDPPVLLTGRLCARDTEIGGKPIDRGAIVSTVLAGANRDPEIFEDPSSFDVTRANARDHVSFGAGRHYCLGASLARMEGEIGLRSIFERFPDLRLLGRAKRRQTRILRGFETLPAALA; encoded by the coding sequence ATGTTCGCACTCAAGACCACTCCCGCACGGACGTTCCTGCGCCGGGCGGGGGAAATCGCCAAACCGGTCACCCGCTGGAGCATCGGCCACGCGATCCCCCGGGTGGCCCTGCGGGCCGCGGCACGCCGGGGCGATCTCCAGGGCAGGCTGTCCGTCGAGGCGAGCGGTGGCGCGGACCTGACCGGGTTGTTCGACGAGATCCGCTCGCACGGCGCCATCGCCAGCACCCGGGTCGGGCACGTGACCACGCGGCATTCGGCCTGCAAGGAAATCCTCACCAGCGACGCGTTCAAATCCGTGCGGTTCGTCCCGGACAACCCGTTGCTCAACCGGCTCGTCGCCTGGTCGGCATCCGGCTTGATCCATCCGATCGAACCGCCGTCGCTGCTCGCCAGCGAACCGCCCGACCACACCCGCTACCGGAAACTCGTCACGCGCGTCTTCACCGCCCGCGCGGTCGAACAACTGCGGCACCGTACGCAGGCCATCGCCGACGAACTGCTCGACGGCCTCGACCCGGCGAACCCCGTCGACCTCGTCGAGCAGTACTGCGGGCTCCTGCCGGTCACCGTCATCAGCCAGATCCTCGGTGTCCCGCCGGAAGAACGGGACAAGGTGCTCGCGCTGGGCGGCGCCGCGGCCCCGAGCCTCGACCTCGGGCTGCCGTGGCGGACCTTCCGGACCGTCGAAGCGACGCTCGCCGAGTTCGACTCGTGGCTCACCCTGCATCTGGAGAAACTGCGGACGAATCCCGGCGACAACCTGCTCAGCAAGCTGATCGCCGCCCGCGAGGACGGTGTCGGCCTGACTGAGCGGGAACTCAAGGCCACCGCGGGATTGGTGCTGGCGGCCGGGTTCGAGACCACCGTCAACCTCCTCGGCAACGGCATCGCCCTGCTCACCCGGAATCCGGATCAGCTCGAAAAGCTGCGCGGGAACCCCGAGTTGTGGAGCAACGCGACCGACGAGATCCTCCGCTACGACCCGCCCGTCCTGCTCACCGGCAGGCTGTGCGCACGCGACACGGAGATCGGCGGCAAGCCCATCGACCGCGGGGCGATCGTCAGCACCGTGCTCGCGGGCGCGAACCGGGATCCGGAGATCTTCGAAGACCCCTCCTCGTTCGACGTCACGCGGGCGAACGCGCGGGATCACGTGTCCTTCGGCGCCGGGCGGCACTACTGCCTCGGCGCTTCGCTGGCGAGGATGGAAGGGGAGATCGGGCTGCGGTCGATCTTCGAACGATTCCCCGACCTGCGGCTCCTGGGCAGAGCGAAGCGACGGCAGACCCGGATCCTGCGCGGTTTCGAAACGCTTCCCGCCGCACTCGCCTGA
- a CDS encoding CNNM domain-containing protein, whose protein sequence is MGGYGFDIALVAVLVVLNAVFAGSEMALISLREGQLRALERDGRAAARTLARLARDPNRFLATIQIGITLAGFLASATAAVSLAEPVVPLLSFLGNAAGAVAVALVTMILTFLTLVLGELAPKRLAMQNALRWALLVARPLNLLSTISRPVVWALSASTNFVVRALGGRAEADPDQMSPEELRELVSAQRGLNAEQRMIINGALEIHERRLREVLVPRRAVLTLAAELDLESARRQLAESGHSRAPVARGGHLDDVVGVVSLRDLLEDRDDLAEVVRPAVVFPDSLRVSDALRSFKAEREQMALVVDEHGAVAGMVTLEDLLEEIVGEIYDETDRDVLAVRNGQDGSLVLPGTFPVHDLVDVGVELPDAPPGEYATIAGLILVILGRIPEKPGDRVVVSGWTAEVLGVEHHAITRVALHRGANAER, encoded by the coding sequence GTGGGCGGCTACGGGTTCGACATCGCACTGGTCGCGGTGCTGGTGGTGCTCAACGCGGTGTTCGCGGGCAGCGAGATGGCGCTGATCTCGTTGCGCGAGGGGCAGTTGCGGGCCTTGGAGCGGGACGGCCGCGCGGCCGCCCGGACGCTGGCGCGGCTGGCACGCGACCCGAATCGCTTCCTGGCGACGATCCAGATCGGCATCACGCTCGCCGGGTTCCTCGCCTCGGCGACAGCGGCGGTATCGCTCGCCGAACCGGTGGTGCCGCTGCTGAGCTTCCTCGGCAACGCCGCCGGAGCCGTGGCCGTCGCGCTCGTGACCATGATCCTCACTTTCCTGACCCTGGTGCTCGGAGAGCTGGCGCCGAAGCGGCTGGCCATGCAGAACGCGCTGCGATGGGCGCTGCTGGTGGCGCGTCCGCTGAACCTGTTGTCGACGATCTCGAGGCCCGTGGTGTGGGCACTGAGCGCGTCGACGAACTTCGTCGTGCGCGCGCTGGGCGGACGGGCGGAAGCCGATCCGGACCAGATGTCGCCCGAGGAGCTCCGGGAACTGGTCTCGGCGCAACGAGGCCTGAACGCCGAGCAGCGCATGATCATCAACGGCGCCTTGGAGATCCACGAACGACGGCTGCGGGAGGTGCTCGTTCCCCGTCGCGCGGTGCTGACCCTCGCGGCCGAGCTGGACCTCGAGTCGGCGCGGCGTCAGCTGGCCGAGTCCGGGCACTCCCGCGCGCCTGTCGCCCGAGGCGGACATCTGGACGACGTCGTCGGGGTGGTGAGCCTGCGCGACCTGCTCGAAGACCGCGACGATCTCGCCGAAGTGGTCCGTCCGGCGGTGGTGTTCCCCGATTCGCTGCGGGTCTCGGACGCGCTGCGCAGCTTCAAGGCCGAGCGGGAGCAGATGGCGCTGGTCGTCGACGAGCACGGCGCCGTCGCGGGCATGGTCACGCTCGAGGACCTGCTGGAGGAGATCGTCGGCGAGATCTACGACGAGACCGATCGCGACGTCCTGGCCGTACGCAACGGCCAGGACGGCTCCCTCGTGCTGCCGGGCACGTTCCCGGTGCACGACCTCGTCGACGTCGGGGTCGAACTGCCGGACGCTCCGCCGGGGGAGTACGCGACGATCGCCGGGCTGATCCTGGTGATCCTCGGCCGGATCCCGGAGAAACCGGGTGACCGGGTGGTGGTCTCCGGCTGGACGGCCGAGGTGCTCGGCGTCGAACATCACGCGATCACGCGCGTGGCGCTGCACCGTGGGGCGAATGCGGAGCGGTGA
- the ilvD gene encoding dihydroxy-acid dehydratase: protein MPEDQPDLKPRSRDVTDGLERAAARGMLRAVGMGDEDFAKPQIGVASSWNEITPCNLSLDRLAKAVKNGVHAGGGYPLEFGTISVSDGISMGHEGMHFSLVSREVIADSVETVMMAERLDGSVLLAGCDKSLPGMLMAAARLDLASVFLYAGSIMPGQVDGQDVTIIDAFEAVGACLAGKITRAEVDKIERAICPGEGACGGMYTANTMASVAEALGMSLPGSAAPPAVDRRRDGFAHRSGEAVVGMLRQGITARQIMTMEAFENAIAVVMALGGSTNAVLHLLAIAREAEVDLRIDDFNRIGDKVPHLGDLKPFGKYVMNDVDKVGGIPVVMKALLDAGLMHGDVLTVTGKTMAENLEGIAPDGVDGEIIRPLDRPIHKTGGLTILKGSLAPEGAVVKSAGFDESTFTGTARVFDGERAALDALAEGRIVAGDVVVIRYEGPKGGPGMREMLAITGAIKGAGLGKDVLLITDGRFSGGTTGLCVGHIAPEAVDAGPIAFVRDGDPITLDVANRTLEVAIDDIEARREGWTPKPPAYTRGVLGKYAKVVQSAAHGAVCE from the coding sequence ATGCCGGAAGACCAGCCGGATTTGAAGCCTCGTTCGCGCGACGTGACCGACGGTCTGGAGCGCGCGGCGGCCCGCGGGATGCTCCGCGCGGTCGGGATGGGCGACGAAGACTTCGCCAAACCGCAGATCGGGGTGGCGTCGTCGTGGAACGAGATCACCCCGTGCAATCTGTCGCTGGACAGGCTGGCCAAGGCGGTCAAGAACGGTGTGCACGCGGGCGGGGGCTACCCGCTCGAGTTCGGCACGATCTCGGTGTCCGACGGTATTTCCATGGGCCACGAGGGCATGCACTTCTCGCTGGTCTCGCGGGAGGTGATCGCCGACTCCGTCGAGACGGTGATGATGGCCGAGCGGCTGGACGGCTCCGTGCTGCTGGCCGGCTGTGACAAGTCGTTGCCGGGCATGCTGATGGCCGCGGCCCGGCTCGATCTCGCCTCCGTCTTCCTTTACGCGGGCTCGATCATGCCCGGTCAGGTCGATGGCCAGGACGTCACGATCATCGACGCCTTCGAGGCCGTGGGCGCCTGCCTCGCGGGCAAGATCACCCGCGCCGAAGTGGACAAGATCGAGCGTGCGATCTGCCCCGGCGAGGGTGCCTGCGGCGGCATGTACACCGCCAACACGATGGCGTCGGTGGCCGAGGCGCTCGGCATGTCGCTGCCCGGATCGGCCGCGCCGCCCGCCGTCGACAGGCGCCGTGACGGTTTCGCCCACCGGTCGGGGGAGGCCGTCGTCGGCATGCTCCGCCAGGGCATCACCGCGCGGCAGATCATGACCATGGAAGCGTTCGAGAACGCCATCGCGGTCGTGATGGCGCTGGGCGGTTCGACCAACGCCGTGCTGCACCTGCTCGCGATCGCGCGCGAGGCGGAGGTCGACCTGCGCATCGACGATTTCAACCGTATCGGCGACAAGGTCCCGCATCTCGGCGATCTCAAGCCGTTCGGGAAGTACGTGATGAACGACGTCGACAAGGTCGGCGGCATCCCCGTGGTGATGAAGGCGCTGCTCGACGCCGGGCTCATGCACGGTGACGTGCTCACCGTGACCGGCAAGACCATGGCCGAGAACCTGGAGGGCATCGCGCCCGACGGCGTCGACGGCGAGATCATCCGCCCGCTCGACCGCCCGATCCACAAGACCGGCGGGCTGACCATCCTCAAGGGATCGCTGGCGCCGGAAGGCGCCGTCGTGAAGTCGGCGGGCTTCGACGAGTCGACGTTCACCGGCACGGCGCGGGTGTTCGACGGCGAACGGGCCGCCCTCGACGCGCTCGCCGAAGGCCGGATCGTCGCCGGGGACGTCGTCGTCATCCGGTATGAAGGCCCCAAGGGCGGTCCGGGCATGCGCGAGATGCTCGCCATCACCGGCGCGATCAAGGGCGCCGGGCTCGGGAAGGACGTCCTGCTCATCACCGACGGCCGCTTCAGCGGCGGCACGACCGGCCTGTGCGTCGGCCACATCGCGCCGGAAGCGGTCGACGCGGGTCCGATCGCGTTCGTGCGCGACGGGGACCCGATCACGCTCGACGTCGCGAACCGGACGCTCGAAGTCGCGATCGACGACATCGAGGCACGCCGGGAGGGCTGGACTCCCAAACCTCCCGCGTACACGCGCGGAGTACTCGGGAAGTACGCCAAGGTCGTCCAGAGCGCCGCGCACGGGGCCGTTTGCGAGTGA
- a CDS encoding NPP1 family protein encodes MRRFTTVLMGTLAALLFVTGTAFAAPPQALDWSAPWPDRTYEPAFDYDGDGCYPTPAIGRDGTLAPGLALGGDVNGQCRDLSDLDNTNAYSRVKCNNGWCAYLYALYFEKDQAALGPGSAGHRHDWEHVVVWVQGEWGRYVSTSAHGKYTTKQRDQVPWDETGKHPKVIYHKDGISTHCFRHAGFGEEPENHKKQWQYPPLVGWDGYPPGLRDKLTGHDFGSAQLGIRDSSFNGELAKAKPSGIPFDPNA; translated from the coding sequence ATGCGACGGTTCACGACAGTCCTCATGGGCACTCTCGCGGCCCTTCTCTTCGTGACAGGAACAGCTTTCGCGGCGCCGCCCCAGGCGCTGGACTGGTCGGCGCCCTGGCCCGACCGGACCTACGAACCCGCCTTCGACTACGACGGCGACGGTTGCTATCCGACCCCGGCGATCGGCCGTGACGGCACACTCGCGCCGGGACTCGCGCTGGGCGGCGACGTCAACGGCCAGTGCCGCGACCTGTCCGATCTGGACAACACCAACGCGTACTCGCGGGTGAAGTGCAACAACGGCTGGTGCGCTTATCTGTACGCGCTTTACTTCGAGAAGGACCAGGCCGCGCTGGGGCCCGGGAGTGCCGGTCACCGGCACGACTGGGAGCACGTCGTCGTGTGGGTGCAAGGCGAGTGGGGCAGGTACGTGTCCACTTCGGCCCACGGCAAGTACACGACCAAACAGCGCGACCAGGTCCCGTGGGACGAGACGGGCAAGCACCCCAAGGTGATCTACCACAAGGACGGGATCAGCACGCACTGCTTCCGGCACGCGGGGTTCGGTGAGGAGCCGGAGAACCACAAGAAGCAGTGGCAGTACCCGCCGCTGGTCGGCTGGGACGGTTATCCGCCGGGCCTGCGCGACAAACTGACGGGACACGACTTCGGCAGCGCCCAGCTCGGGATCCGGGACTCGTCGTTCAACGGCGAACTCGCCAAGGCGAAACCCTCCGGGATCCCGTTCGATCCGAACGCCTGA
- a CDS encoding helix-turn-helix domain-containing protein has translation MAYALGERTAHPDELDGECLTKREREIAVLVGEGLSNRDIAAELVISARTVETHVRHLMTKLGAGNRTQIATWVVATNG, from the coding sequence ATGGCGTACGCGCTCGGCGAGCGGACCGCGCATCCGGACGAACTGGACGGGGAGTGCCTGACCAAACGCGAGCGCGAGATCGCCGTCCTGGTCGGTGAGGGGCTCTCCAACCGGGACATCGCGGCGGAACTGGTGATCTCCGCCCGCACCGTCGAGACGCACGTGCGGCACCTCATGACCAAACTCGGCGCCGGTAACCGGACGCAGATCGCGACCTGGGTGGTCGCCACGAACGGGTGA
- a CDS encoding helix-turn-helix domain-containing protein: MTASHAPVRPAPARSAALVIARAVVDGIRHALPEHAALFDTRATEFVALVLEYDAMDSALGIAAGADAFREAGVAEYADGKGLDRLSRAYHSAGRGALPVLASLSRQPGAGSALMDTGVEALLRCADVLIRLSTTAYRAAHTPSVAELRRDLLKEILSGRPPAKWTALAAAAGWVPPARVVAVAAEPGAARASFGPEVLADLTGEYPHLLVPDDIEVGGVLTGTRMAVGPAVAPAEAAASLRWARRTLELVRREVIEDGPLVRWSDHLTTHWLFADEVLTGALVTRSLAPIADLPPNERTKLAETLEAMLAARGGAPEIANNLGVHPQTVRNRLRRLRVLFGARLDDPQERLDLRIALRADLLAPEPARPVTPIRAA; encoded by the coding sequence ATGACCGCGTCCCACGCTCCAGTCCGCCCCGCGCCCGCCCGTTCCGCCGCGCTCGTGATCGCCCGCGCGGTCGTCGACGGCATCCGGCACGCCCTGCCCGAGCACGCCGCTCTGTTCGACACGCGCGCCACGGAGTTCGTCGCCCTGGTCTTGGAGTACGACGCGATGGACTCCGCACTGGGTATCGCCGCCGGCGCGGACGCCTTCCGGGAAGCCGGGGTCGCCGAGTACGCCGACGGCAAGGGGCTGGACCGCCTCTCCCGGGCCTACCACTCGGCGGGCAGGGGCGCCCTGCCCGTGCTGGCCTCGCTGTCGCGGCAGCCCGGCGCCGGGTCGGCCTTGATGGACACCGGCGTGGAGGCCCTGCTCCGCTGCGCCGACGTCCTGATCAGGCTTTCCACCACCGCGTACCGGGCCGCGCACACGCCGTCGGTGGCCGAGTTGCGCCGCGATCTGCTGAAGGAGATCTTGAGCGGCCGCCCGCCCGCGAAGTGGACGGCACTCGCGGCCGCCGCGGGCTGGGTGCCGCCCGCCCGGGTGGTCGCCGTCGCCGCCGAGCCCGGTGCTGCCCGCGCCTCGTTCGGCCCGGAGGTACTGGCCGATCTCACCGGCGAGTACCCGCATCTCCTGGTGCCCGACGACATCGAGGTCGGTGGAGTCCTGACGGGGACGCGGATGGCCGTCGGGCCCGCGGTGGCGCCCGCCGAAGCCGCGGCCTCGTTGCGGTGGGCCCGCCGGACGCTGGAACTGGTCCGGCGGGAGGTGATCGAGGACGGCCCCCTCGTGCGCTGGTCGGACCACCTGACCACGCATTGGCTGTTCGCCGACGAGGTGCTCACCGGCGCGCTCGTCACGCGCAGCCTGGCGCCGATCGCCGATCTGCCGCCGAACGAGCGCACCAAACTCGCCGAAACCCTCGAAGCCATGCTCGCCGCCCGCGGCGGGGCGCCCGAGATCGCGAACAACCTCGGCGTCCACCCGCAGACGGTCCGCAACCGCCTGCGACGTCTCCGTGTCCTGTTCGGCGCCCGGCTGGACGATCCCCAGGAGCGGCTGGACCTGCGGATCGCCTTGCGCGCGGACCTGCTCGCCCCGGAACCGGCCCGGCCGGTCACCCCGATCAGGGCGGCGTGA
- a CDS encoding LuxR C-terminal-related transcriptional regulator, translated as MADGVGSLSGWSGDPTEVTSYVGRDVETGEARRLLEASSLVTLTGPGGVGKTRLAWRIAAARREATADEVAFVSLAELREPALLVPTVANVLGFGDRSAKPAIEVVVEALRASRLLLVLDNCEHLVDSCAWFADTIVRECPQVTVLATSRQSLGVAGERVLPVPPLAVPEQGDSFERVVNDESVRLFVDRATAVAPSFRLTEDDIEPLIRLCRRLDGLPLAIELAAVRARALSLRQLADRLDRQFSVLTKDRRGRPERHETMRALIDWSHDLCTGPERLLWARASVFSGSFDLDAAEQVCSGGELPCESVLEVVDGLLDKSILLREEYPGGVRYRMLESVREYGADRLIETGGTAEFRKRHRDWFAELAGRYATEWLETDQLGWIGRLRREHANLRVALDFCTGGPEDAVVGLRMLRDVKEFWIVRGLNTEGRMWVRRLDEAAPPEIPERAHVLWLSGFLALVQGDMPAYRCMVDRAAAEAETSGDELAAAYVLHVRAYAALIGNDMPEASRLFGTAIDLFRAHGDEGADLWASYNHGLAVWLDGDIDRGRAVLAESVERCERRGEVFWRGWALWSRAAAEYLQGDLSVASRCCEQVLRLHERVDDRVVVGFTLTVLAGCAARTGRPNRAAILQGAAMNVWRTVGAWPTRYEAFTEPLQADTDAVTSALGWEVAIKEFADGAAMPTGDAIAYALEERSHAPRKQTAQVLTKRETEIAHVVAEGLTNQEIADRLGIARRTVDTHIDHILTKLGYSNRVQVATWVTRSADPA; from the coding sequence ATGGCGGACGGAGTTGGCTCGCTTTCGGGGTGGTCGGGCGATCCCACCGAAGTGACCAGCTACGTGGGCCGCGACGTCGAGACCGGCGAGGCGCGGCGTCTGCTGGAAGCCTCCTCGCTGGTCACGCTGACCGGACCGGGCGGGGTGGGCAAGACCAGGCTGGCGTGGCGGATCGCGGCGGCCCGTCGTGAGGCGACCGCCGACGAGGTCGCGTTCGTGTCGCTGGCCGAACTGCGGGAACCCGCGTTGCTGGTGCCGACGGTGGCGAACGTGCTCGGCTTCGGCGACCGTTCGGCCAAACCGGCCATCGAGGTGGTCGTCGAGGCGCTGCGGGCGAGCCGGTTGCTCCTGGTGCTGGACAACTGTGAGCATCTGGTCGACAGCTGCGCCTGGTTCGCCGACACCATCGTCAGGGAATGTCCCCAGGTGACCGTGCTGGCCACGAGTAGGCAGTCCCTCGGCGTGGCGGGCGAGCGGGTCCTGCCGGTGCCGCCGCTGGCGGTGCCGGAACAGGGCGACTCCTTCGAACGCGTGGTGAACGACGAGTCCGTGCGCTTGTTCGTGGACCGCGCGACCGCGGTCGCGCCGTCGTTCCGGCTCACCGAAGACGACATCGAACCGCTGATCCGGCTGTGCCGCAGGCTCGACGGGCTGCCGCTGGCCATCGAACTGGCCGCCGTCCGCGCGCGGGCGTTGTCCCTGCGCCAGCTGGCCGACAGGCTCGACAGGCAGTTCTCCGTGCTCACGAAGGACCGGCGCGGGCGGCCGGAACGGCACGAGACCATGCGGGCGCTGATCGACTGGAGCCACGACCTGTGCACCGGCCCCGAACGGCTGCTGTGGGCGCGCGCGTCGGTGTTCTCCGGCAGCTTCGACCTCGACGCAGCCGAACAGGTCTGTTCCGGCGGCGAACTGCCCTGCGAAAGCGTCCTCGAAGTCGTCGACGGGCTGCTCGACAAGTCCATCCTGCTGCGCGAGGAGTACCCGGGCGGCGTGCGGTACCGCATGCTGGAGTCGGTACGCGAGTACGGCGCCGACAGGCTGATCGAGACGGGCGGGACGGCGGAGTTCCGCAAACGGCACCGTGACTGGTTCGCCGAACTCGCCGGCCGGTACGCCACCGAGTGGCTGGAGACCGATCAGCTCGGCTGGATCGGCCGGTTGCGGCGCGAGCACGCGAACCTGCGCGTCGCCCTCGACTTCTGCACCGGCGGCCCCGAGGACGCTGTCGTCGGGCTGCGGATGTTGCGCGACGTCAAGGAGTTCTGGATCGTCCGCGGGCTGAACACCGAGGGCCGGATGTGGGTCCGGCGGCTCGACGAGGCCGCGCCGCCGGAGATCCCGGAGCGGGCACACGTGCTGTGGCTGTCCGGTTTCCTGGCCCTGGTGCAGGGAGACATGCCCGCCTATCGGTGCATGGTGGACAGGGCGGCCGCCGAAGCCGAGACGAGCGGTGACGAGCTCGCCGCCGCGTACGTGCTCCACGTCCGCGCCTACGCCGCGCTGATCGGCAACGACATGCCCGAGGCGTCGCGTCTGTTCGGCACGGCGATCGACCTCTTCCGCGCCCACGGCGACGAGGGCGCGGACCTCTGGGCGAGCTACAACCACGGGCTGGCCGTCTGGCTGGACGGCGACATCGACCGCGGCCGGGCGGTGCTGGCCGAATCCGTCGAGCGCTGCGAGCGGCGGGGCGAGGTCTTCTGGCGGGGCTGGGCACTGTGGTCCCGTGCCGCCGCCGAGTACCTCCAAGGCGATCTCTCCGTGGCGAGCCGGTGCTGCGAGCAGGTCCTGCGCCTGCACGAGCGGGTGGACGACCGCGTCGTCGTCGGGTTCACCCTCACCGTCCTGGCGGGCTGCGCGGCCCGCACCGGCCGCCCGAACCGGGCCGCGATCCTGCAGGGCGCCGCGATGAACGTCTGGCGGACGGTGGGCGCTTGGCCGACGCGGTACGAGGCTTTCACCGAACCGCTGCAGGCCGACACCGACGCCGTGACGTCGGCGCTGGGGTGGGAGGTCGCGATCAAGGAGTTCGCCGACGGCGCCGCGATGCCCACCGGCGACGCCATCGCTTACGCCCTCGAGGAGCGGTCCCACGCGCCACGGAAACAGACAGCGCAGGTGCTCACCAAACGCGAGACCGAGATCGCGCACGTGGTCGCCGAGGGGCTGACGAACCAGGAGATCGCCGACCGGCTCGGCATCGCCCGGCGCACGGTGGACACCCACATCGACCACATCCTCACCAAACTCGGCTACTCCAACCGCGTCCAGGTCGCCACGTGGGTGACCCGGTCCGCGGATCCCGCCTGA